The DNA segment GCAGGATTTCATCAGCCATTTTGACCGTGCAGAAACACCGGAAAATACTGAAGGTCGCGAAGGTTACGTCTGGTTCAACGGCATGAGCGCTTCGCAACAGGGTGCGCAGTTGAAAGCGTCAATCCGTGATTTCGACAGCGCCAGCTTTGCAGCGCGTAAGCAGAAAATTCAGGATGTGGCGAAGACCATTGCCGCTCAGTATCCGACGGCCAAAGTCTCGGTGGATATCAGCGATACTTACAGCAATATCAGCAGTGCGATCGGCCAAGATCGCCGGGCGATTGATCTGATTTTTGCCGGGCTGAAAGAGATCGGTGTTGAACCGAAAGTGATCCCGATGCGCGGCGGCACCGACGGTGCGGCACTGTCAGCCAAAGGCCTGCTGACGCCGAACTACTTTACCGGCGCACATAATTTTCACTCGAAGTATGAATTCCTGCCAGTGAGTTCGTTCGTGAAATCTTACGAGCTGACCGTGCAGCTGTGCCTGCTGGCCGCAAAAGGTTAAACCGGCAGACCGACGAAAAAAACACCCGGTGTATTAATGGCGGTTTGAGACTGATGATAAATTGCCAGCACCGGTGAAAACAGGCAGATCGTAAAGACGCCGTAAAATCATCCCTGATGGCGCGGACACTTTACTCTTCTGCCTGTTTTCACCTCCTTTTATAAAGGGTAATTTTACTTCAGCGCACCCGACAGAAACTGTTGCAGGCGCGTGCTTTTCGGATTGCTGAAGACTTCCGCCGGATTGCCCTGCTCTTCAATCACACCTTTGTGCAGGAAAATCACGTGATTTGAGACATGACGGGCAAATTCCATTTCGTGGGTGACCACAACCATGGTTTTTCCCTCTTCCGCCAGTTTCTGCATGATGCGCAGCACTTCGCCTACCAGCTCCGGGTCGAGCGCAGAGGTCGGTTCATCGAATAACAGCACTTCAGGCTCCATCGCCAGCGCACGGGCGATTGAGACACGCTGCTGCTGGCCTCCGGACAAGTTCACCGGATATTTGCCCTGCGCACGCGCATCAATCCCCACTTTATCGAGATACTTCACGGCACGTTCGCGCGCTTGCGTTTTGCTCAGCCCCAGCACCTGCACCGGCGCTTCCATGACGTTTTCCAGCACTGTCATGTGACTCCACAGATTGAAATGCTGAAACACCATCGTCAATTTGGTGCGCAATAGTTGCAGCTGCTTCTTATCAAAGACTTTAAGCTGGCCGTCGGTGTCGCGCACCATTCGGATGTCCTGATTATTGACGCTGATCGACCCTTCGCTCGGTTTTTCGAGAAAGTTGATACAGCGTAAAAAGGTACTTTTACCGGAACCAGATGATCCGATAATGCTGATCACATCCCCGGCGTTAGCCATGAGCGACACGCCTTTTAGCACTTCGTGGTCGCCGTAGCGTTTGTGTAAATCGAGAACGGCTAATTTGTTTTCTGACATAACGTTTCCCGCAATGGTGTCGATAGTTGGCTTTTTTTAATGAGCGGCCTGAGGCTTAACGTGCGCCAGCCAGCGTTTTTCCGCCTTGCGGAACAGACCAATCAGAACAAAAGAAACACAAAGATATATCACCGCCGCGATGCCGAAGGCGTAAAACGGCTGATAGGTTGCCGAATTAATATCACGGGCAATCTTCAACACGTCCGGCACAGTGGCGGTAAAGGCCAGCGCGGTAGAGTGCAGCATCAGGATGACTTCGTTACTGTAAGCAGGCAGTGCCGTGCGCAGCGCCGAAGGCAAAATAATGCAGGTATAGAGTTTGAAGCGCGAAAATCCGTAAGCGTTAGCCGCTTCGATTTCACCGTGCGGCACCGAACGGATAGCCCCGGCGAAAATCTCGGTGGTATACGCACAGGTATTGAGCGTTAACGCCAGAATTGTACAGTTCAGACCGCTGCGAAAGAACGCGTTCAGAAAGTCGGTTCCGCGCACGATCTCCAGACTGTACATCCCGGAGTAAAACACCAGCAGCTGAACGTACAGCGGCGTGCCGCGAAAGATGTAGGTATAAAGCCAGATAGGATAACGGATAAATTTATTGGAAGAGACGCGGCCCACGGCCATCGGCACGGCCAGCAGGCCGCCAATCACCACAGAACTGATGAGCAGCCACAACGTAATTGCCAGACCGGTAAACCGGTAGCCATCGCTATAGAGCAGCGACCAGCCATATTGTTGAAGAATATCGATCATAGCTCAGCCCTCTTCACACCCAGCGAATAGCGGCGATCAAGCCATAACAGCACGCCGTTCGACAGCGTGGTAAAAATCAGATAAACCACACCCGCGACAATCGCAAAGTAAAACGGCTGATATGTGCCCTTGCCTGCCAGCTGCGTGGCTTTAACGACATCATTGAGGCCTAGCAAAGACACCAGCGCAGTGGCTTTTAAAATCACCTGCCAGTTATTACCGATACCGGGCAGTGCGAAGCGCATCATGGCCGGAAAGAGTATACGGCGGAAAATCTGTGAGCCTGAGAAACCAAAGGCGGTCGCCGCTTCGATCTGTCCACGGGGAACGGCCATAAACGCGCCACGGAAGGTCTCGGTGAAATATGCACCATAGATAAAACCGAGCGTGATGATACCGGCGCTCATCGGGTCGATATCAATTTGGGTAAATCCAAGTGATTCTGTCACGCTGTTGAGCGCAATCTGCAAGCCGTAAAAAATTAATAACATCAATACCAGATCAGGTACGCCGCGGATAAGCGTGGTGTAACAACCAAAGAAACCAGAGATAACCCGGCTCTTTGACAGTTTCCCACCGGCCCCGATAAGCCCTATCACCAGCGCTAAAACAACTGACGAAATCGCCAGTTCCAGTGTCACCAACGTGCCCTGGATGATTACCTGGGAATACCCATACAGCATGGTTTTTTCCTGTCTCAATGGATCCCGCCGCAGACCAGACAGCGCCCGCGTCAGAACCTCAGGGAGCGACGTACCGCCCCCTGTGGCACATCACACAGCGGATAATTAGCCGCCGTATACGTCAAAGTCGAAGTATTTCTTCGCCAGCTTGTCGTAAGTCCCGTCTTTACGCATGCTGTCAAACGCCTTGTTAAGCGCAGCTTTCAGGTCGGTGTCGGTCTTACGCAGACCCATACCAGTACCCACACCGAAGAATTTATCGTCTTTCACGGAGGGACCTGCGAACGCGTAGTCCTTGCCAGCTGACTGTTTCAGGAAGCCTTCGCTGCCTGCCACTTCATCCTGGAATGCCGCGTCGAGACGGCCAGATGCCAGATCCGCATAAATCAGATCCTGGTTCTGGTAAGCCACCACGTTGATACCTTTTGGCTGCCACATTGCGTTGGCATAGGCTTCCTGAGTGGAACCCTGCAATACGCCAACGTTTTTACCTTTCAGCGCATCCAGTTCAGGCAACACTTTAGAGCCTTTAGGTGCGATCAGACGGGCGTTGGCAGCGTACAGTTTCTCAGTGAAATCAATTTCCTGCTGACGCTTTTCAGTGATGGACAGTGAGGAAATGATCGCATCAATTTTTTTGGCTTTCAGAGACGGGATTAGCGCATCGAAATCACTTTCAACGTACGTACATTTGATGGCCGCACGCTTACACATTTCGTTAGCGAGATCGATATCAAAACCAACCAGCTTGCCACTGGAGTCTTTTGATTCAAATGGGGCATAAGTCGGATCGGTGCCGATATTAATTGCTTTAGGCGCGGCAGCAAATGCACTGCCAGCACTGGCTAAGACCAGAACCAGCGGAAGAACCTTGAACAACTTTTTCATACATTAGCCTCAGTGATTATTCATCTGTTGTGGTTGCGTGTGCGTGAATGAACGTCTTTTTATAGTTTGCTGAACGATGCAAATGGCTTTTTTGCCAGATTCTCTCATGCACTTTTCATGCCGTTTCTCAGTAAGGCCAATTTCCTTGTAAAGAGAGCGAAAACCGGTCAAAAAATCATCAGGAAGTTGAAAGTATTCAGAGGTCTGAGTAAAGGATAGCGTAAGGGTTGCCTGGCGCTGCACCGCAATGAATCAATTTGTGATCACTGTTGGTGCAATGTTAGTGAAATGCTAGAAATGAGTGCGTAAGCGGTGGGAAAAACTCAGTGGCTGCCCTGCCATCGAACAAATAAGTCCTGTGGCAGTTCAATATCAAACTGGTCAATCACGCGGTTGACGGTCTGATTAATGATATCGTCAACCGATTCCGGGCGATGATAGAACGCCGGGACCGGTGGCATGATGATCGCCCCCAGCTCGGCTGCCTGGGTCATCAGTCGCAGGTGCCCGAGATGCAGCGGAGTTTCGCGAACGCAAAGCACCAGACGACGGCTTTCTTTGAGTACCACATCGGCAGCGCGGGTAAGTAAACCATCGGTGTAACTGTTCACAATGCCGGACAGCGTTTTAATCGAACACGGCAAAATCACCATTCCGGTGGTTTTATATGAGCCGGAAGAAATACTGGCGGCGATATCACGGGAATCATGCACTACATTGGCCAGTGCCTGAACATCACGCAACGTCAGATCGGTTTCCAGGGTCAGCGTTTGCCGTGCGGCATTGCTCATCACCAGATGAGTTTCAATATCGGGCACGTTTTGCAGCACCTGCAATAACCGGACGCCATAAATTGCGCCGCTGGCGCCTGAAATGCCGACAATAAGTCGTTTCATGAAAACTGCCTTAGAAAAATGTTACCGGACCCGATGATGCTAATACTGACATAAATTCAGACATAAAAAAACGCGCCCGCCCGGCTGTTCACCGGAGGGGCGCGCTTCAACGGATGTCAGCAACCGGCTAATCAGCCTTCGTTGTGCATCTCGAGGTTTTCAGCTTCCTGCTGGCCACGTAACGCCTGAGCGTCGTCGTTGCGCAGGGCTTCGAGATATTCCAGGTAATTCTGGTCAACGTCTTTGGTGACGTAAATACCGTCAAACACCGAACACTCAAACTTCTCGATATCGCTGTTATCTTCTTTTACTGCGGCGATCAAATCGCTGAGATCCTGGAAGATGAGCGCATCTGCACCGATAATCTGATTGATTTCGCTGACTTCACGACCGTGTGCAATCAGTTCGTTGGCGCTGGGCATATCGATGCCGTACACGTTCGGGAAACGGATTTCCGGTGCCGCAGAGGCCAGATAAACACGTCTCGCGCCCGCTTCACGCGCCATCTCTACAATCTGCTGAGAGGTGGTGCCGCGCACGATGGAGTCATCGACCAGCAATACGTTCTTATCACGGAACTCTGCGCGGTTAGCGTTCAGTTTGCGACGAACGGATTTACGACGCTCCTGCTGACCCGGCATGATAAACGTACGGCCTACGTAGCGGTTTTTCACAAAACCCTGCCGGTACGGTTTATTCAGGATGCGCGCGATTTCCAGCGCGATATCGCAAGAGGTTTCCGGGATTGGAATCACCACGTCGATATCCAGATCTTCCCATTCACGGGCAATCTTCGCGCCCAACTTTTCACCCATGCGTACACGGGCGCTGTAGACGGAAATTTTGTCGATGAACGAGTCAGGACGCGCGAAATACACATACTCGAACAGGCATGGGTTGTACTGCGGATTCTCAGCACACATGCGGGTGAACAGCTGGCCTTTTTCGGTGATGTACACCGCTTCGCCCGGCGCAACATCGCGCAGGAACTCAAAGCCCAGCGTATCTAACGCCACGCTCTCAGACGCCACCATGTACTCGTTACGCCCACCTTCCAGCGTACGTTTGCCGATCACCAGCGGGCGGATGCCGTGCGGGTCACGGAACGCCAGCATGCCGTGGCCGATGATCATCGCCACGCAGGCATACGCGCCACGGATTTTCAGGTTCACAGCCGCGACGGCGGCAAAAATGTTGTCAGCTTCCAGCGGATAATGTTGGAAACGATCCAGCTCGCTGGCCAGGATATTCAGCAGGACTTCAGAATCGGAAGTCGTGTTGACGTGGCGGCGCTGGCCTTCGAACAGGTTACTTCTCAGTTCATGGGCATTCGTCAGGTTACCGTTATGGGCCAGGGTGATGCCAAACGGAGAGTTGACGTAAAAAGGTTGAGCTTCTGAAGCGCTGGAACTGCCAGCCGTTGGGTAGCGAACATGGCCGATGCCCATGTTGCCTTGCAAGCGAAGCATATGGCGGGCTTCGAAAACATCCTTCACCAGGCCATTCGCTTTCCGTAAACGGAAGTTATTATTGGCGTCAATGGTGACGATGCCTGCGGCATCCTGCCCACGGTGTTGTAACACCGTTAACGCGTCATAAATCGACTGGTTTACCGGCATGAAACCGGCGATACCGACAATACCGCACATGTTGTCTTTTCCTCTTCAGCGCTGCCAAAACTAAAGATGTTTTGGCAAGAAACTCGACGTGCTCTGCAGGTAGTCAAAGAACCACCTGATGATATAACTGAACTGTGGGATCAACTGAGATTGCTTCCAGTCTTCACTTTGTGAGAAACCGGTAAAAGTATCCAGGAAGAACAGCATCGCGGAGACAATCAACACACCGCGCAGTGCGCCAAAGCACACACCTAACACCCTGTCAGTGCCGGACAACCCGGTTCTTTCCACCAGCGAACCAATCACATAGTTGACAATTGCACCTACGATCAACGTCGCGATGAACAAGATGGCAATTGCGATCCCGTTTCGAACTAACTCATCTTCGAAACGCGTGAAGTAGATGGCGAGGTAAGGATAATAATGGCTGGCAACGAAGAAGGCACAAGCCCAGGTTACCAACGATAAAGCCTCACGAACAAAGCCACGAATCAAACTGACTAAGGCAGAAAATCCGATAACCGCAATGATGACGTAATCAATCCAGACCATTAACTATTCCAGTGTCTAATCCAGTCATGTCTACCCCGGCATCCAAATCGCTGCGAATTCTAACAGAAAAAGAAAACGTTTGCGTAGGGGAAATCTGCCGGTCAGACAAATTAATAATAGCGATTAAAAAAACCTCAATCGCAGCATAAACCTATAAAAAATCAGCGTGCCTATTCTATAGAAAAAGGGCACAAATCGCTTGTGCCCTCCGTGGTAATTATTATTGCCTGAACCCAGTCATTGGCGTTGCAGCAAGGCAGGAACCCGATGAGCTTACATTAGTAAGTAATTCGGGTTCCTGAATGCGGCGAACGCAGCTGCAGCGTCATGGACGCAAGATCAGTGCGCGCTGTAAGCGCGAACCTGCCCACCCAGTCCACTCAACTGTTGCAATTGTGGCAATGACGCTTCCAGTTTTTGCTTCGACGCATCCGGACCGACGTACAACCGTGTGATTTGCCCCTGTACCGGAGTGGAAGGGACGGTGTACGCACGGAAACCTGACAAGCGCAGATTCGCGACAATCTCATTGGCTTTGGCAGCATTTTTCAATGCGCCCAGCTGCACGACGTAAGACTGACCCGCCGGTGCTTTTTCTTCTGGCGTAGTCTTCGGCTGTTCGACCGCTTTTGGCTGCTCGACAGGTTTAGTCTGTTCGACCGGCTTCGGCTGTTCAACCGGTTTCTGTTTAACCACCGGCGGCGCTTCAACCATTGGTTTAGGTTCGATGGTTTTCGGTTTTTGCACTATCGGTTTTTGCACTACCGGTTTTTGCTCAACCGGCTTCTGCTTAGCCGTTTCGGTCCGCGTTGGCGACACGGCCTTCTTCTGCTCAGGCAATGTTGTCGACGGCGGCGTTTCTACCGTGGTGTTGCCTGGTGCGACCGCGCCGCGATTGGCAGCCGTAGTATTGTTCGCAGAATGGTCCTCTTCAGGCGCGCCACTCATCGCCTGATTGGCACCTTCCGGCGCCTGCGCAGGCAGCGACTGGGTCACCGGCGGCACAGAGTCCTGTTCTTCAACATCACCTGCTTTTGGCACCAATGGAATAGACGCAAATTCGTCTTCGTAATGTTTTTTCTTGCCGTCGAGTAAACCGGGCAAAATGATGACGCCCAGCGCCACCAGAATGACCGTCCCGACCAGACGATTTTGAAACTTACTTGCCACTGGTTTTCCCCGTATCTAAAGCATCCATTACGTGAGCGACGGTATGAAACGAACCGCAGACGATCACAATATCCTCAGGAGCCGCCTCCTCCATAGCCTGTTTCCAGGCTGATCCGACATCCGCAAACTCACTCGCCGAAGGCAGGTGCGCCGTCAGCTCTTTTGCACTGGCGCCGCGCGGACCTTCGAGCGGTGCGCAATACCAGACATCGACCAGAGGCGACAGGCATGCCAGCGTACCGGCAATATCTTTATCTGACAACATGCCCACCACCGCCCGGATTTTCCCGTTCTGACGCGGCAACTGCGCCAGACGCCCGGCCAGATAAGCCGCTGCATGAGGATTGTGCGCAACGTCAAGGATCAGGCGTGGCGATTCGCTCACAGTCTGGAAACGCCCCGGCAGCGCGGCACGTTGCAATCCCGTGCGTATGGCATCAGCCGGAATATCCAGCGGCGAATAATGCAATGCTGCCAGCGCCGTGGCGGCATTCGCCAGCGGAACGTTCGGCAACGGCAGATTTTCCAGCGCACCGGTTTCTGCGCCGTTGTGCAGCGCCGCCCACCGCCAGCTCTCATCACTGGCGGTAAAATGCCAGTTCGTATCACGACGGTACAAATCAGACTGTTTTTCCTGCGCGACGTCGGCAATCGACTGCGGCATATCCGGCTCACCGACGACTGCAGGTTTGCCCGCACGGAAAATACCGGCCTTTTCGCGGCCAATGCTTCCACGATCGGAACCCAGCCAGTCGGTGTGATCGAGCGCAATGCTGGTGACGACCGACACCGAGGCATCCACGATATTTGTGGCATCCAGGCGCCCTCCCAGTCCCACTTCAAGGATAACCACGTCAAGCTTCGCCTGCCTGAACAGATGCAACGCAGAAAGCGTGCTGTATTCGAAATAGGTCAGTGAGATATCACCGCGACCGGCTTCCAGCAGCGCAAAAGACTCACAGTGCGTCGCTTCCGGTAGCTCTTCACCCTGAATGCGTACGCGCTCGGTATAACGCACAAGATGAGGGGAACTGTAAACGCCGACACGATAACCGGCGGCCATCAGAATCGATTCGAGTGTGGCGCAGGTGGTGCCTTTACCATTGGTGCCCGCGACGGTAAAGACCAGCGGTGCTGGCGTCAGCAAATCGAGTTTAGCAGCAACCGCGCTGACCCGCGTAAGGCCCAGTTCAATCGCCTGAGAATGGAGGTGTTCGAGATAATAAAGCCACGTGGCAAGGGGCGACGTGGCTTGAGGGATATGTTGATTTTGCATGAGCCAGTTCAACCTGTTCAGGTTCGCTTCGACACAACATCACCAGACTGAGACAGCAGGCAATGCCCTCTTTGTCAGATACCACTAACAGAGTAAAAGCACGGCCTGCCAGTCCTGAGCGATAACAGCTTGACGGCGACAGTTTGGGCGGCACAACAATGAGTGGCCGCCCTGAACAACTGACCGGCTTTTACTCAGATCGATCAGGCATCCTGATGGTCATCGGCAGAACCGTTGACAGCAGCCGGAACCTCGGCCACTTTTGGCTCCGGTTGCCCGGTCAGTTTCGCCAGAACGCTGCCTAATTTGGCACGCAAATCCGGACGACGGACGATCATGTCGATCGCGCCTTTTTCGATCAGGAACTCGCTGCGCTGGAAACCAGCAGGCAGTTTTTCACGAACGGTTTGCTCGATAACTCGCGGGCCGGCAAAACCAATCAGGGCTTTTGGCTCAGCCACGTTGATATCACCCAGCATCGCGAGGCTGGCTGAAACACCGCCCATGGTCGGATCAGTCAGTACAGAAATGTACGGTAAACCGCGTTCCTGTAATTTTGCCAACGCCGCACTGGTTTTCGCCATCTGCATCAGCGACATCAGCGCTTCCTGCATACGTGCGCCGCCACTGGCTGAGAAACACACCAGCGGGCAGTTATCTTCCATTGCCTGTTCTACAGCACGCACGAAACGTGCGCCTACCACAGAGGCCATGGAACCGCCCATGAAAGCAAACTCAAACGACGCGACCACAATCGGCATACCAAACAGCGTACCTTTCATGACAACCATGGCGTCTTTTTCGTTGGTTTCTTTCTGCGCAGCCACCAGACGATCTTTGTATTTTTTGGAATCTTTAAACTTCAGAACATCTTTAGGCTCAAGCTCGCTACCTAATTCAACCTCACTCCCCTCGTCCATGAAAGAGGACAGACGCATACGCGCAGACATACGCATATGGTGGTCACACTTAGGGCAAACCATGAGGTTACGCTCGAGCTCGGCGCGGTAAAGTACCTGTCCGCAGCTGTCACATTTAGTCCAGACGCCCTCAGGAATGCTTGCCTTACGGGTTTGCGAGTCAGTGCTCTTACTAAGAATTCGTTCAATCCAGCTCATCGATAACCTTTCTGTTTGAACCCGGCCGAAGCCAGTCCGCTGTTCATGCTGTAACAAGTCCCCTGAAACCTACCCAAAAACGTCTGTCTGCGGGGTGATAAAAAAACTCACACGCCGCATCACAGAAGGGTTGTTCGCAGGAACAGACCATAAATTGTCGCTCATTAAACCATAACAGCCAGAGACTGTGGATAAAAAACTGGTGAGTCTGCGGGTTTAATGACCGTCAATATCCTGTTAATTCATAAAATCGTCACGGGATTAACCCTGATGACGTTTCTCTTTCGCCGCCGCACGTTTGTGCCGCCAGATTTCAATCACACCTGGGAGGATCGAAACCACGATGATGCCGACGATCAGTAATTTCAGATTTTCCTGAACAATCGGGAGATCACCGAAAAGGTAGCCTGCGTAAGTAAACAGCAGCACCCAAATTAGCGCACCAATCACGTTATACGCCGCGAAATGGCGATAAGACATATGTCCCATGCCGGCAACAAACGGCGCAAATGTCCGGACGATCGGCACGAAGCGCGCAAGAATAATCGTTTTACCGCCATGTTTCTCGTAAAACTTATGCGTCTTGTCTAAATAACTGCGACGGAAAATCTTCGAATTTGGGTTGCTGAACAGGCGCTCCCCAAAGACCCGCCCGATGGTGTAGTTTACGGCGTCCCCCACAATGGCAGCAATCGCCATCAGAAACACCATCAGATGCACATTAAGATCATTGGTCGGCAACGCGGCCAGCGCACCCGCGACGAACAGCAATGAATCCCCCGGCAGGAAAGGTGTCACCACCAGCCCGGTTTCGCAAAACAGGATCAGGAACAAAATCCCGTAAACCCAGGCGCCATACTGCGCAACCAGCTCCGCCAAATGCACATCAATATGTAGAATAAAATCAATCACAAACTGGATAAAACCCATTTGATTTTCCGTCCTTTTTTACACCATCAGAGGTTCTTAGTCTTCTAAGAACAGCGGCCCCATATTCACCTGAGGTAATGCAAATTTCTCGGGGTAATCCACACAGACCAGATACAGCCCTTCCGCTTTTCCGGTCGCCGCCGCCAGATTGCGATCTTTCGCCGCCAGCAGTTCGGCCATCCAGTTCACCGGCTGATTCCCCGCACCAATTTCCACCAGACTGCCAACAATGTTACGCACCATGTGATGCACAAACGCGTTAGCCTTAATATCCACCACGACATAATTGCCGTGACGTGTGACATTCAGATGCATCATGTAGCGCCACGGCGTGCGTGACTGGCACTGCGATGCACGAAACGACGTGAAATCGTTCTCGCCCAGCAACGCCTGACCAGCCAGCTGCATTTTTTCCACATCCAGCGGCATGTGTACGTGCGTCACGCCGGTATGCAAAATTGCCGAACGGTAGCGATGATTGTAGATAACGTAGCGATAACGACGGGCAGTGGCACTGAAACGCGCGTGGAAATCTTCCCCTACGTTCGCACACCAGCGCACAGCAATGTCTTTTGGCAGATGGGTATTCACGCCCATCGTCCATGCCGCGTCATTACGCATCACCGGCGTATCAAAATGCACCACCTGACCGGTGGCACTGACGCCCGCATCGGTGCGACCGGCGCAGAACACTACAATTGGCGTATCAGCCACACGGCTAAGCGATTTCTCCAGACATTCCTGAACACTCGCCGCACCCTGCTGACGTTGCCAGCCGTAATAAGCGCTGCCGTTGTACTCAATACCTAACGCAATGCGCCCCACGGCGGGAGCAGCACTGACATCAGCAATAACGTCGTCGGACATAATCAGTACCAGTATTCATTGATCAGTTTTTCTGCGGTTTCCACCGCCATCAGAGCACCGCCAAAACGCACGTTATCCGCCACTGACCAGAACTGCAATAACTCAGGCACGCCGTAATCGTTACGCAGACAACCGATACTCAGATTGGCGTTGCCGGACGCATCGCTCACCTGAGTCGGAAAATCGTCTTCGTCGCTCAGGGAAATATCGTCGATACGTTCCAGTTCCGTGCGCGCTTCTTCTGCAGACAATGGACGCAAACCTTCCAGATGCACAACCTGCGCGTGCCCGTAGAACACCGGTGACTGCACGCAGCTGACAGAAATAGGCAAGCCGTCGTCCTGCAACACTTTACGCACCTGATCCACCAGACGACGTTCCTGTAGTACGCTGCCTTCTTCATCGCTTACCAGCGGCAACAGATTGAACGCCAGCTGCTTACTGAAAAGACCGCCCTCTTCGGCCGGAATGCCGTTCAGCAGGCGCGCACTTTGCCCGGCTAAATCATCCACCGCAACCTTACCCAGTGCGGAAACGGACAGCAGAGAGGTCACGTGCAAACGCGATAAACCCGCCTGTTCGGTCAGCGGTTTGATTGCGGTCAGCAACTGACTGGTCAGGCTGTCAGCCACGGCGACGATATTGCGGTTGCGATAATGAGACAGCGCATCTGGGTTAACACCCGGCACCACCAACGGAATGTCGTGCTCCAGCGAGAACAGGCCGCTGCTGTCGATCACCAGGCAGCCCTGATTGGCGGCTTCTTCAGCATACAGCGCAGAGGCTTCGCTGCCCGCGACAAAGAACGCCAGTTGAACCTGTGACCAGTCAAATTCAGACGCCAGCTGTACGCGCAGGCTTTTGCCATTAAAGCGGACGGTCTGACCTGCGCTACGCTCACTCGCCAGCGGGAAGAGCTCACCAACCGGGAACTGACGCTCGGCCAGTAAATCCAGTAACGCATCACCGACTGCGCCCGTTGCGCCAAGCAGCGCAATATTCCAGCCTTCAGACATGTTGGTTTTCTCCAGAAATAAAAGTGCAAAATACAAAGGGGCGATGAATGATCACCGCCCTGCTTTCGAAATCGTTATCACATCACTGTATGTGGAAAAGCTTAAGGGCGCGTTAAGGCTCAGTCCGTCACGCTGTTAAAGCCCAGCTTTTTCAGCACATCTGCAGTTGCCGGATCGTCACAGATCACCCGCAATGATGACCACTCACGACGCTCTTCATAGAACTTACGCAGCTTGTCGAACTCGCCCGGTTTTCCGGCCACACGGCGCAAAGGCCGGTCATCGCGGCGCACATCATACACTAAGTGAATAAGTCGCAGCAGTTTGGCTTCACTCAGTGCACCGCGCAGCGTGACTTCAGCAAATTCTGGCGGCGGTAACAGCGAGGCCAGCTCAACGGTTTGTGGCTGACCGATAAACTGACTGAATGCCTCAAACACCTGGGTGGTGCCGCGCGCCTTGCCTTCCAGGCTATAGCCTGCGATATGCGCGGTACCGATAGCCACTTTATCGAGC comes from the Enterobacteriaceae bacterium Kacie_13 genome and includes:
- the truA gene encoding tRNA pseudouridine(38-40) synthase TruA produces the protein MSDDVIADVSAAPAVGRIALGIEYNGSAYYGWQRQQGAASVQECLEKSLSRVADTPIVVFCAGRTDAGVSATGQVVHFDTPVMRNDAAWTMGVNTHLPKDIAVRWCANVGEDFHARFSATARRYRYVIYNHRYRSAILHTGVTHVHMPLDVEKMQLAGQALLGENDFTSFRASQCQSRTPWRYMMHLNVTRHGNYVVVDIKANAFVHHMVRNIVGSLVEIGAGNQPVNWMAELLAAKDRNLAAATGKAEGLYLVCVDYPEKFALPQVNMGPLFLED
- a CDS encoding aspartate-semialdehyde dehydrogenase, with product MSEGWNIALLGATGAVGDALLDLLAERQFPVGELFPLASERSAGQTVRFNGKSLRVQLASEFDWSQVQLAFFVAGSEASALYAEEAANQGCLVIDSSGLFSLEHDIPLVVPGVNPDALSHYRNRNIVAVADSLTSQLLTAIKPLTEQAGLSRLHVTSLLSVSALGKVAVDDLAGQSARLLNGIPAEEGGLFSKQLAFNLLPLVSDEEGSVLQERRLVDQVRKVLQDDGLPISVSCVQSPVFYGHAQVVHLEGLRPLSAEEARTELERIDDISLSDEDDFPTQVSDASGNANLSIGCLRNDYGVPELLQFWSVADNVRFGGALMAVETAEKLINEYWY